The sequence ACGGAAAGAATCTCGACAATGGATCGTTTCGATCCGGATTTGAGAAACGATCACCAATGGCAGGAATTTCGAAAAATCTATCAACCTAGGGGATCTGGTGAACTTCTTCGTGGACTCCCGGCGCCCAATTTCATCCCATTAGCGCACGACAAGCCTGTCCACGATTTTGCCCATCTTGCCCAAAATTTGCCCATATAAAATCGTAATTTTGCATTAGGTCTTGCACACTTCTCAAGCAAAGAAACTTACTGGAATAGGCGTGCAAGAGCGCACCAGAGAGTTGTAAAACAGAAGAGTCGCCCTATAAGCCGGCAAAGCTCCTTCCATTCAATCGCTGGAGCATGCTGACACCACGGGCTCGTCATGGTCGATCACCTGGTGGTCGTCGGCGAGGGCTGGTACAAATCGGCTCTTCTCGAAGGGCCGTAACCAAAGACCCTTCTCATGGTCACACCCTTTAGTTAGCATCGATCCATGTGTAACTCAATACCTCAAACACATTTATCGTCGCATAACTGTTCCAATTAGGAGACTCTGATTCAATGACTGATGAGATGAGCTATGGAGATGCCATGGAAGACGAAGTGCGCAAAATTGCGGCTCGTCTGGGCGTTGCCGACTTCGTCTACACCGTTCCAATACTTTCCAAGGGGGCTGGCGGCAGTCGAGAGGTCGGCGACGCCCTGCTTATCTCTAATGGACGCGGGGCAATCATTCAGGTAAAGACCCGTGAACCAAATTCACGCTCCGAAACTGGCGAGGCATGGTTGGCTAAGCACGGCGAACGAGCGTACCGACAGGGACAAGGAACTCGACGACAGATTGGCGAAAAGCAAAAGTCCGGAGAGATACTCACTGCGTACCCTGTTCGCACAGAAAACTGGGCTCTAAAGGTTCGGGGAGAGGCTGCCCTTTCGTTGGACATGGATGTCTCAGGCTGGCCAACCATCATCGTGGTGGATCATCCAAATGTGGACGGAACTCAACCCACGAGAACCGATGCGTTTTGGATTACGCCTGACGATTGGTTAATGCTGAATCGTGCCATCCGATCAGTAACGGGACTATTGATCTACGTAGAGCGCTCTCTCGAAGCCGGTCCAAGAGTCTGCCCGCCACTAGGCCATGAAGACGAGCGATTTCGTCAAATGGTCCAAGCAGACGCAGTTTTCTCCTCCACAGGCGGGAAATCGAGTCGTCCCTGGCTGACTGCGGATTCTCTGAACGACCCGACTGGAGCACAGCTCTATCGAGAACTCCTTGAAAGGATCTGGCCAGAAAACCCAGAGGAGCTACCTCACGTACCGATTGGGGATGCGCGGCGGATTCTGGAATTTCTCGATGGCGTACCCCCTAGCATGCAAGCTGAAGCTGGTCGGTGGATTCTAAAAAAGCGTTCCGAAATAGTTGACGGAGTGTGGGCTTCCGGCGCATTGATGTTCAACAGTGAGCGTCTGTTTATCTTCGGTTGTTCACCGGCTAATTCGTTCGTAGATATTGAACACTTCGATGCCAAGCTTGCCTCTATCGCATGTGTTCGAGCTAAGGAAATTTCTATGCAAGGAGTCGCTATCACATCTCTTCTTGCCGTCGGCCACATAGTGGGAGATGGCTATATCGACTATCGGTACATCTATATGGAACCTCCTCGCGACGCTCCTGCAGAACTGATGCGGTCAATTAGACATCACCATGGAATGTTCAACCTGAAAACTCGCGAGGTGAACCTCATCAAAGCTGAACGCAATGCGAGATGTCCGTGCGGAAGTGGACTCAAGTTCAAGTACTGCGATAGGGCTTAACCTATCGACCAGGGTCTGCTCAGCGAAACCTAAGCGGAACAAGCTCCTTCCTAGAAGAGGCGCAGTCCTTGTTTCGGCTCGATGTGGCACATCAGCAATCATCGCGTTTTACATCAACCTTGCCTCACTAAATGTAGTGGGCGAACTTGTGGTTCAGATAGTTGGCACATTGGTTGCCCTGATGTCGCTCGTGGCCAAGCATCAAGGTGGCAAGTCGCTTGTCGTCGGGCGGTTCATGGATGGTGTTCTGGTCGTCATCGGATTGAG comes from Candidatus Paceibacterota bacterium and encodes:
- a CDS encoding SEC-C metal-binding domain-containing protein yields the protein MTDEMSYGDAMEDEVRKIAARLGVADFVYTVPILSKGAGGSREVGDALLISNGRGAIIQVKTREPNSRSETGEAWLAKHGERAYRQGQGTRRQIGEKQKSGEILTAYPVRTENWALKVRGEAALSLDMDVSGWPTIIVVDHPNVDGTQPTRTDAFWITPDDWLMLNRAIRSVTGLLIYVERSLEAGPRVCPPLGHEDERFRQMVQADAVFSSTGGKSSRPWLTADSLNDPTGAQLYRELLERIWPENPEELPHVPIGDARRILEFLDGVPPSMQAEAGRWILKKRSEIVDGVWASGALMFNSERLFIFGCSPANSFVDIEHFDAKLASIACVRAKEISMQGVAITSLLAVGHIVGDGYIDYRYIYMEPPRDAPAELMRSIRHHHGMFNLKTREVNLIKAERNARCPCGSGLKFKYCDRA